The following are encoded in a window of Dictyostelium discoideum AX4 chromosome 6 chromosome, whole genome shotgun sequence genomic DNA:
- a CDS encoding carbohydrate/purine kinase domain-containing protein has protein sequence MTIQIFGTVCIDKVRKIEEFPKSLGTYTPVISEQILLGGEASNTFVCINEWVEKGQESIKLIVPPLVDDLNGKFIINKLNQSTGKTSDKNVIFTQIQEINNNNENNYLKYTPITDIYVCNKKERTMFGIGFPEIDQYMVQCKEIKEKILNVDLQFGPNHWISLDANYPLINREVIKKSIITNTNLYIMDQELDTVVDELSLENTSIEHTSNLIFQSSSDHFGNKDGPIKEFFNIMNQWFQKDNGIFKKFLFILTDSKNGFGIGGTWNNEWIEPYWFTPSAIPSDKVVDTTGAGDSFRAGLIFSLVHKNQSLSDSLEFASACGALNCLSIGGCSSTPTLNSINQFLKLNNKNQMFL, from the coding sequence atgacgATTCAAATATTTGGAACAGTTTGTATTGATAAAGTTAGAAAGATAGAAGAATTTCCAAAATCATTAGGTACCTATACTCCAGTTATTAGCgaacaaattttattaggTGGTGAAGCATCAAATACATTTGTATGTATAAATGAATGGGTAGAAAAAGGTCAAGaatcaataaaattgatCGTACCACCTTTAGTAgatgatttaaatggtaaattcattataaacaaattaaatcaatcaacAGGTAAAACTAGTGATAAAAATGTAATCTTTACACAAATCCaagaaatcaacaacaacaatgaaaataattatttaaaatatactCCAATAACAGATATTTACgtttgtaataaaaaagagaGAACAATGTTTGGAATTGGGTTTCCAGAGATTGATCAATATATGGTTCAATGTAAAGAGATAAAAGAGAAAATATTGAATGTTGATTTACAATTTGGACCGAATCATTGGATTTCATTAGACGCAAACTATCCATTAATAAATAGGGAGGTCATAAAGAAATCAATCATCACCAAtacaaatttatatataatggATCAGGAATTAGATACAGTGGTTGATGAACTTTCATTGGAAAACACATCAATAGAACAtacttcaaatttaatatttcagaGTAGTTCAGACCATTTCGGTAATAAAGACGGTCcgattaaagaatttttcaatattatgaATCAATGGTTTCAAAAAGATAATGgtatatttaaaaagtttttatttattttaacagATTCTAAAAATGGTTTTGGTATTGGTGGCACTTGGAATAATGAGTGGATTGAACCTTACTGGTTCACGCCATCTGCTATACCGTCGGATAAAGTTGTCGATACCACTGGTGCTGGTGATTCGTTTAGGGCTGGTTTAATCTTTAGTTTAGTTCataaaaatcaatcattatCAGATTCATTAGAGTTTGCCTCTGCATGTGGTGctttaaattgtttatcaATTGGTGGTTGTTCTTCAACTCcaactttaaattcaattaatcaatttttaaaattaaataataaaaatcaaatgtttttataa
- the gtpbp1 gene encoding GTP-binding protein 1, translated as MDYKVKQQKQQTTTTTTSKNMVNHKEQQPDNLVKSITKSTEELTIQENILSTSTSGQSTTTTTIIQPVTTTTTTTTTTTTTTSTSSSVLIENENGSSVVIEHLKPEVEYGNIEYKLQLISPTPDRLEHLTSQMKWRIGEGAGECLYELGVSDDGTAVGLSDEDMTLSLETLNKMAKKLNADLTVIRERPGLSGGKVVEALIRKYASTEDFSEIRVVCCGNVDAGKSTLLGVLKCGVLDDGRGKARLNVFRHRHEVESGRTSSISQEIVGFDSKGKIVNYNTLHSSLSPSEICESSSKIITFVDLAGHEKYLKTTLFGMTSSSPDYCMIAVGANTMGATGMCKEHLGIALSLHIPVYIVITKIDRAPENVLAATMTDIKKILRGPGARKLPVVIKNQDDVVVAARNFVSDRVVPIFTVSNVTGENLDLLRMFLNLLPARKEWESLALKPAQLDIDSTWNVSGVGTVVSGTVMKGVITAGETLLIGPDDSGNFIQTQVKSIHTKRLPVKHVKAGQTASLALKRIKKEQIRKGMVIIHPSAKPVATREFVAEVLILFHSTTISKNYESVIHCLSTTQSARLIEMDKEVLRTGDRARVKFRYLHRPQFLTVGSKFVIREGRSKGIGRIIELCPFVVEPIVHKISNAHGHSNAHLTNVANGGAIKKQTVTRAQRLKIKTSDG; from the coding sequence atggatTATAAAgttaaacaacaaaaacaacaaacaacaacaacaacaacatctaAAAATATGGTAAATCATAAAGAACAACAACCAGATAATTTGgttaaatcaattacaaaatcAACAGAAGAATTAACAATTCAAGAGAATAttttatcaacatcaactagtggacaatcaacaacaacaacaacaataattcaaccagtaacaacaacaacaacaacaactaccactactaccactacaacATCAACTTCAAGTAgtgttttaattgaaaatgaaaatggtagTAGTGTTGTAATTGAACATTTAAAACCAGAAGTAGAATATGGTAATATTGAatataaattacaattaattaGTCCAACACCTGATAGATTGGAGCATTTAACTTCACAGATGAAATGGAGGATTGGTGAAGGAGCAGGTGAGTGTCTCTATGAATTGGGTGTAAGTGATGATGGTACAGCAGTTGGTCTATCGGATGAAGATATGACATTATCTTTGGAAACATTGAATAAGATGGCAAAGAAATTGAATGCTGATTTAACTGTAATTAGAGAGAGACCAGGTTTAAGTGGTGGTAAAGTAGTAGAGGCATTAATTAGGAAGTATGCATCGACAGAGGATTTTTCAGAGATTCGTGTCGTATGTTGTGGTAATGTAGATGCAGGTAAATCAACATTATTGGGTGTATTGAAATGTGGTGTTTTAGATGATGGTAGAGGTAAGGCACGTCTCAATGTATTTCGTCATCGTCATGAAGTAGAGAGTGGAAGAACCAGTTCAATCTCTCAAGAGATTGTTGGATTCGATAGTAAGGGTAAAATTGTAAACTATAATACCCTCCACTCTTCCCTCTCTCCAAGTGAAATTTGTGAAAGCTCTTCAAAGATCATCACCTTTGTAGATTTAGCAGGTCATGAAAAATACTTAAAAACAACATTGTTTGGTATGACATCAAGTTCACCAGATTATTGTATGATTGCTGTTGGTGCAAATACAATGGGTGCCACTGGTATGTGCAAAGAGCATTTGGGTATCGCGTTATCTTTACATATTCCAGTGTATATTGTTATCACAAAGATCGATAGAGCACCTGAAAATGTATTGGCAGCAACAATGACCgatattaaaaagattttacGTGGACCAGGTGCAAGAAAGTTACCAGTAGTCATTAAAAATCAAGATGATGTCGTTGTAGCAGCCAGAAACTTTGTATCGGATCGTGTCGTACCAATCTTCACCGTCTCAAATGTAACCGGTGAGAATTTAGATCTCTTAAGaatgtttttaaatcttttaccAGCTCGTAAGGAATGGGAATCTTTAGCTTTGAAACCGGCACAACTCGATATCGATTCAACTTGGAATGTTAGTGGTGTTGGTACAGTCGTTAGTGGTACAGTTATGAAAGGTGTCATTACAGCTGGTGAAACTTTATTGATTGGTCCAGATGATAGTGGTAATTTCATACAAACTCAAGTAAAATCAATTCACACCAAACGTTTACCCGTTAAACATGTTAAAGCTGGTCAAACCGCTAGTTTAGCTTTGAAAAGGATTAAAAAGGAACAGATTAGAAAAGGTATGGTCATCATTCATCCGTCTGCTAAACCAGTGGCAACTCGTGAATTTGTCGCAGAGGTTTTAATCTTGTTTCATAGTACTACCATCAGTAAAAACTATGAAAGTGTCATCCATTGTCTTAGCACAACCCAAAGTGCACGTTTGATTGAGATGGACAAAGAAGTTCTTCGTACTGGTGATCGTGCTAGAGTTAAATTCAGGTACTTGCATCGTCCACAATTTTTAACTGTTGGTAGTAAATTTGTAATTCGTGAAGGTCGTTCAAAAGGTATTGGTCGTATTATTGAATTATGTCCGTTTGTTGTGGAACCAATCGTtcataaaatttcaaatgcaCACGGTCACTCGAATGCCCATTTAACTAACGTTGCCAATGGTGGTGccataaaaaaacaaactgTCACCAGAGCTCAgagattaaaaattaaaacctcTGAtggctaa